The Cryptomeria japonica unplaced genomic scaffold, Sugi_1.0 HiC_scaffold_48, whole genome shotgun sequence genome contains a region encoding:
- the LOC131862576 gene encoding nuclear transport factor 2-like, translating to MESQQLQREFPASEVANEFVNQYYCVLNNCPDKLYEFYKDCSTITRPEPNGQLLHVTTLEAIKNNVVSSLNEGNAVKIGTVDSQEAYNESYIILVTGIILGHENVERKFAQSFFLAPQERGYFVLNDAFRYLEESQYSEDKTYMSANAVCDEPLQEEIVPAKEIQRFESQPSKLENKHATETVENEQQLKDIEKTISPPEETTKMSFLAVLLKENPHPIQRPTVVVKFPINTGLKANVPSQVHTTSQSLNSNSGKAPVNENSIHLRNLPWNSTITLLEEEFKKYGSIKPGGIQIRANKEKNFCYGFIEFQSSTSVESAASPIVISGRRVYVEKKRLAGFRDNIPNGVKRGGDRQGRNGYARNF from the exons ATGGAATCCCAGCAGTTACAAAGAGAATTTCCTGCCTCTGAG GTTGCAAACGAATTTGTGAACCAGTATTACTGTGTTCTAAACAACTGTCCAGATAAGCTATACGAGTTCTACAAAGATTGCAGCACTATCACCCGCCCTGAACCCAATGGTCAATTGTTGCATGTAACAACCCTAGAA GCTATTAAAAACAATGTAGTGTCTTCGCTCAATGAGGGAAATGCGGTTAAAATAGGAACTGTGGATTCACAAGAAGCTTATAATGAATCTTATATCATATTGGTAACTGGGATCATATTAGGGCACGAGAATGTCGAAAGAAAATTTGCCCAGTCTTTCTTTTTAGCACCACAGGAGAGAGGCTATTTTGTTCTAAACGATGCATTTCGGTATTTGGAAGAATCCCAGTATTCAGAAGACAAAACTTATATGTCGGCTAATGCTGTTTGTGATGAGCCTTTGCAGGAAG AGATAGTTCCTGcaaaagaaattcaaagatttgaaTCACAACCTTCGAAATTGGAAAATAAACATGCTACTGAAACTGTTGAGAATGAACAACagcttaaggatattgagaaaacTATTTCACCACCAGAAGAAACAACAAAAATGAGTTTTCTAGCAGTC CTTTTGAAAGAGAACCCACATCCTATTCAAAGGCCAACCGTTGTGGTGAAATTTCCAATAAATACCGGACTGAAAGCAAATGTACCATCACAAGTACATACAACATCACAATCCTTGAACTCTAATTCTGGAAAAGCCCCAG TCAATGAGAACTCAATCCATTTAAGAAATTTGCCATGGAATTCTACAATTACTTTGCTTGAAGAAGAGTTTAAAAAATATGGTTCTATAAAGCCTGGTGGAATTCAAATCAGAGCCAACAAG GAAAAAAACTTTTGCTATGGTTTCATTGAGTTCCAATCATCAACTTCTGTGGAGAGTGCT GCATCTCCTATTGTCATCTCTGGGCGTCGCGTATATGTTGAAAAGAAAAGGTTGGCTGGTTTCAGAG ACAATATTCCAAATGGCGTAAAGAGAGGAGGCGATCGTCAAGGACGCAATGGCTATGCAAGAAATTTCTAA